The sequence tattatactTTTTAAATAGATTATTTTATACTATTAGTTACGAGtgttcaaattcaaattaaatcgctcatccaatttaattcaaactGAAAACTGATTAAAATTGCACTAATttagatttgattggattctattttttacaaATTGCTAGATCGGATCGAATTTCGAATCTACTTTCCATAACTCATCCAATCCAATTCAAAtcgcacaatgtgctataatattatacTTATGTATTGTTCAAttttttatacatttttatattattcatatattattattatttaataaatattttatgttcaaaaaattatttatttatttattttaactaacttataattttatttctatcatTATGTTATCAttggctttttaagatattgttgattatttaaaatttgatgttgagacttgttatatgtatttagcttttttaatttatgaaaccgcaaatccaatccaatccaaaccgcttaaaattggatcggatcggatcgaattgaattttttttaaagcatccaatccaaaccgcaccgcaagtAAAATTAGTGGATCAGATAAGTTTTTGACTCAAAATCGATCCAAACCGCACTGCAAACACCCCTGCGTACTAGTCATACTTTTATATACATCTTTTAGATTACTCTATAATCTTCCATAATCTTCTAAAACTTTCTAGAATATTTTCAAGACCTTCTAAAATGTTTCAAAACTatttagaatatttttaaatattccaaaaaataaaattaattaaaaattttaaattaaaattaaaagcactagtaaaatcaaaaaaagatctttttgagaagttgtaatttacatctttttttaaaatattttttttccttaaaaaaagatgtttttcatgtaataaataaacaaaaaaatacttttatattgttatatccaaacataattgatagataaaaagacttttttacatgagatatccaaacataaaattacttttacttctctataaaatcttttaaaaaaaataactcgaaaaaatatcttttttttaaaagagtAATTCTTGGCATACAAGCGATTAAGGCTTGTAAGCCTTACAAGTTCAATTAAAACTAACGCTCAAAACACGCTTCGAACCATTCTTTCTTCCTCttcgtcttctccttcttcttttcttttgtttcttgccttctctttctccttcttcttcttcttcttcttactgcacattcttcttcctcttactcttcttcttctccttttctttcgtttctgcacgttcttcttcgtcgtcttcctcttcttcttcatttacgttctttctctctgttttatctttttttttcgatttttcatagtgaaatcgtttttgaaaaagaagaagcagtagaagatgaggaggagaaagagaaagagttctaaattatgcataagatgtattttaacaaattttgggtgtatttctttaaatcctttgggtgtattttctgtaatcctttgggtgtatttctataatcgtttgggtaaattcctgtaaccgtttgggtgtatttctgtaatcattttGGGTGTACTTCTGTAATCGTTTGTGTGTATTTctaaagttccattatcttcaaaaggattacagaaatacacccaaaggattacgaaaaatacacccaaaggatttaaagaAATAAACCCAAAATTcgttgcataattcagaactctttctctttttcctcatcttctgcttcttcttcttcttcaaaacgatttcaaagcttgatttcagaaactatgaaaatcgaaaaagaaaaaacgaagaggaagaggaagaggaggaagaagaagaagaagaagaggaagaagaagaagaagaaccgttCTGAGTGTAGCGCTTTGAAAATAGAAAACGTTGAATAACGCATTAAAAGGCCTAataacttgtaaaacttgtaagtcaaaaagacttgtatgtgtagcactcctcTTTTTAAAACTCACCCAAACAAACTCTATGTGTACTGAACCAATAAAAATGCAGAGTTGGTTAACAAAGTTGAATTTCTAATGTAtttatttcataaaaatttaaaaagttgccAAACcctaaaatatattatatattatctatgctATAAATAATTGACTGTgtaaaataattttgtaattaataataattaatataaaaagttGAGCTGTTTTTATTGTCAATGTTGGTTTGTCCAGCACCTTCTACCAGGTGGGgttcttctttatttttattttctttcccaATTCTCTACTTTCTTAGCTTCCATGAATCTGAAAAATTGTTCTTTTTATGGTGGGGTGTCCAAGGTTTTGATATTATCGGACTTGGAAGATGACTATATGAACCCTTTTGATGCCTCGTCTCGAGTCAATTACTTCGTGGTTCCCGAGTTTATTGGGCAGGGATTACTCTGTGCTCTTTGCCTCCTCACAGGTCATTGGATCATGTTTTTGCTCACACTTCCTCTTGCTTGCTATCATGCCAATCTGTGAGTACATACATGTCTTTACAACCCCAAACTGATTAGTCTGCTGTTTTAGTTATATTAACTGCCTTATATGTTGTTGATTATTTTGTTTCCTAATGTAGATTTTGCCTTACAATGTGCTAATCAGGGAAGTCAAGTTTTCCCTCTTTATGTGTGTATGGATTGAATGGAGGCATAAGATCTGACATTTGAACCCAGTTTGGGGTAGAGGGTGGGTTAGGCTTGTAGTGACCAAAGGGCAAGTGTGTTTTGGAGCACATTTAGGGTAGATAGAAATTGATTTCAGAGGAGAAAAATTATCTTTACTGTTATAATTCTTGCCTTTAGTTTGGAATGGTTCTCCGCTTGATTTGGGAGAAGTGAAAATTTTTTTACTTTCTATCAGAATTGCTTTCTATAGGAACTACCTAATGTAAATCACTTTACGTTAACATAAAATTCTAATTATATCAGTTCTGCCATAATTAATATCACCTAGAAAAAACATTTACAAAAATGGTACCAAACACACACAGTGATCTTGCTTGAGCTAAGATTTTTGGGACTTACATCAGTGAGCAGATAGTTGTGGTGTTGATTATCAATTTTCGGAGGTTGAGAATGGTGTGAGTATGTGGAGTAGTGGTTTCCCTCTGTATGGAAATCCACCTTAACCTACTATTTTGTCCCCTCTTTGTTGCTATTGGATTTGTATAACTTTATTGAAACTTATTGTCAGACAAGGTGTTTTGTGAGAGTCATTTAAGCTGATGTATTGCTTTTCCAAACAACTTAGGTGGAAGCTATATTGAGATTTATCATCCAATTACTTGGCATCACTGTTCTGAAGTTTTTTAATTGCTATAAATTGCTTATTGATTTTGTGAATAAGATGAACTTATAGCACATTTGTCAAAGCAAGTTttatgtttcaattttttttttttttttacttctattATCTGTCTATAATCAATGTGATTGTATTTCATGGCCATGTAGATCTCACAAATTACCATTAACAGAAACGAAGTTGATTTAATGAACTACCTGTGCATTGACCTGGTACTTCCATAAAGGCttttggcttatgaacttgtgTTTCCTCTAACTAGTTCATGGTTACTCTGTTTCTATGACTCAGGTTTATGAAACGGCAGCATCTTCTTGATGTTACTGAAGTTTTTAGGGTGCTTAAAGCTGAGAAGAAATTTCGGATTGTCAAACTTGCTTTCTACTTATCAGTCCTGATTATAACTATCTTCAGGTTTGTCATGCCCTTAAACTACCATATACCCATTATTGTTTTTTGACTCTTACAGTCATACCACTTAAACTTatgtctattttttttaaaaaaaaataggtcTTCTTTTAGGATTTATGCTGCAGGAAGAACTTTAGTATAATAGTTCTAAAATTGAGGAATTTGACATAACTAGCAATCCACATAGGAACTCTAACAATTGGTCGAGTAAAAAATAGCCTGGCATCACACAGTTGAAATGGAACCTGCTAATGCTTTTGTGTTGGGTAGTTCACTTTGTTATGTGTTATTTCATGAAGACTTTGACATCACTCACCTTTAACCACCCTATTCACTATCTTTACACTTGCATATGCTTCAACAGGATTACAGAGGTCACAGTCAACACCTTTTGTTGATTAACTGTAGTTAGGTTTAACTTAAAAATTTTCTGTTCAAGTGCCATTATTCATGTACCGAATTATGTATTAGAAATGTTCTGCAAACCCGCCAAGTTGTGTCTCCTTAGCCAATTAAATTCTCTAAGTAGATACATTACCCAGCAAATAGGGCAAGATATATTTGCCTGTGTCATTTGAACTCACAAATTATTTTCTTCCTGCCAACCTCCTCCCTGACCTTTGCTTCTTAGTGTATCCTACTCCTGTATTCTagattttagttatttatttatttattaaaaaaaaataggagTTATGGCTAAGTTCTTGTATTAGCTTCATATATCCCTAGCTGATTTGAACTTGGTTGTTTGTTGTCATACTAAATTCTTTCATGACCAAACCTTCTCTTTTAGGAAGGGGTTGGTGAAGGTTGCTCTAATTCGTCTTTTGATGAAGCACTCTAGACTATGAAATTTTGAAATGCAATAGAAAGCAAGCATTCACTTGCCACCTTGCTTTTTCAAATGCAATAGAAAGCATCCATTTTGTCTTGTGGTGCTGCTTAAAGATCTCCTTTCAATAGGAAAATTAGATGGACCTGGCTTTTGGCATGTGCAATATTGTATGATTATTCATGTATGCTGCATTTGCTGCCATGGCTAGTTATACATCAAAATCTCAATGAACCTAAAGGCCAACTTCTCTTTGAACTTTCCTTTTGCAGGCTTGTACTACTACTTGTCTACTATTTTGATCTTGAAGATGAATGACACACAAAACCTACGCAAACCCACACTTGTGCTGTATGACCACCAATGTGTAAGTTGCTCTGAGATTTTTTGTTTTTCCCCGTCTTCTGGGAAGGAAGTCTCTTTTTTATGGGAAACTGTAATTGGATATGTTGTAATTGGATTTAGAAATCATAATCAAAGATCATGGAAATAGAAATCTGTCACTAATTTGAGCCAACTGAGGTAGTTGTTTTGACAGCTTTAAAGGTGTTTTCCCTTGAAATAGCTTATTAGATGAATTAATATGGTTAGCAATAATAGAAAATGATTCAGAAGTTATTTGAGTGGTAGGTATTGTTTGACTGTTCAAAGTAGGCTTGAATTGGTGATCTGAATAGTACTTTTTATAGATGTTATAACTTGTTATAAAACACCTTAACCTTGTGTAGATTTAAAGTAAATACTCAATATGGTCCTTCATAGTATTACTATAAAATAACCATCAATTTAAGGATCAAATGGATAAACTAAATTGATGAGAGTTTGTGAAATCTTCCTTTTTGGAGAAATTCTGAAAGTCAAGAGGATTTTGAAGTCTATGAAAAAATCCCTTTTCTCAGAGAACTCCCTACCAATGTTATGGGAGACACTAAGCCTTTTTCTTCTTTATCCAAATCTATTATCTAAAACAACCACAGCCTTGTTTGGTTGGTGATCAACTGATCATgtccttttctttgtttttggtcAGAGCTGATCATGTTTTGTTCTGGATACAACTTTTGGGTCAACATGGGCTAAATCTAATTCAAGTAATTTTGGGCCTGAGATAGATTTGTTACAGTGGAGTCCAAGATCTATATGGACTCTGGACTCAGTTTCGGATGAGACTAGTGGGACTTGTACTCCTCCTTCTATGGAGATTGGAGGCCCACATACTTTGATTTCTTGTTAGTCCTTTTTTGTTGTAAAAACCAGGTTGCAAGTCCATGATCAACTAACAGCAAGTCGTTTGGTTGATAATTTAAACAATTTAGAGAGAAAGTTATTTATGTTTATGATAGAGATTAGTGTCAGTCATAAAATACAAGGTTGTTGAATGCCATAATTTTAATATAGAAAAGGGTTGTGGGTAGAAAGGCCTAATAATATTTACCCTAAGTATTGCACTATAAAAATTGTGAGGAATATTCGTTGAAATGGGGAAAAGTAAAAAAAGCATTGATTGAAAGATATATCTGGGGCCCAAAAAGGTAAAAAGAGATTGTGGATAGGGTGTGATCCATGAAAATGACTAAAGTGCAATAAGCATCTCTTGCCAAACCCGACATACTGTAGGCAGCTTCAAAACAGTGTGTCtttctttttattactttttcgtTTATCTTGTCAACTTACCCTCACAACTAAAAGACACACAAATTTATGATTGGGTCCATTTTCAAAGCATTCATCAATCATCAGTGCCCATTTCCCCCCTTCCTCCAATGCCTTGTGAACAAGTTATTTATGATGGGAACGTTTTTCCCTCTTCATGTGTTCTACCCTACACAATTGCCCATTCAAGTTAAGCACAATGCTGAGTCCTTTTCATGTCTCAATGCTTTTTCTTTGTGGGTCCTCCCAATTCTCATATTGTGTATGGTCTTGTAAAAATGTTACTGAGTTactaaaaattaactactaaatcagttattatatatttgtgtataaattcatgtgttttttaattcattttaaacgtgtattttgtatttcgaatatgtattttatataggTGACTGATTATTCACTCTCTAATACAAGGTACTAGTACTCATATATTATTGTTCATGAGTCTAAGTTAAATTTACTTGAACCCATGATTGAAGATACCATTTGGATTTGAAGTAAACCCAGAAAAGATTGAAGATTCTTAGAAGGAAATTCTGTTACTCCAGAATGCAGACAAATAAGAAGCAgctaagtttgataactccttTACCCAAAATAGAAAATCACGTCACACCACTCACATCGGTGGTGTTTGGTGTTTCATGTTTGTCTTACTTAACCAAAGGAAGCTCCAACAAATGTAGCTCTTTGTATTGGCTAGTCATTCTTCGTTTCACTTCTTTTACATACCAAGGGCTTTTATTATGCATATCTTCACTTATGTTTCAACTTTCATGTCACCCTCATTAATGAAAAAATCCCGTTAGAGAGCtaatagaatatttgtacaatgtgtataataggctatgaattaaaaaataaacattACTATGTCATAAAACCAttcatcccaaaagtttaagctaatagaaaaatgtaacactaatggttatatctctaatactgaatcggacatccctaaacctccattgtacacattgtacaaatattctattgaCTTCCTATACTTCCTCTTAATGAAATTCATACGGCAGGGAAAATATGAAAATGTGAACCCCATACTTTACTCCATCAAAGCAATAAcataaaaaatgattttttttttcaatgcatattcaATAAGAAAATGTTTTATTGAGACATTTCATTCAGTGGCAaataattatgttttttttattatggaGTGAAATTAATCCAATTATATATACTAGTTATTAGTAGGTAATATCATGttcattaataaattattttatttattaaagatgTGAAATATAATTGTAAAATTAATCANNNNNNNNNNNNNNNNNNNNNNNNNNNNNNNNNNNNNNNNNNNNNNNNNNNNNNNNNNNNNNNNNNNNNNNNNNNNNNNNNNNNTTATTGTAATTTTCTTAAATTTCAATTTTGGAGGATTTAGTTctaaattttagaatttaaaatttaataaaagaataatttaaaaacaatTGACTTTTGTGACAATTAAAAAGAATAGTTAATTctctaattaaattttttatatatgcatTATTTCAAATGATTTTGGATGCGGGCCCTTGAAGATGGATAGGTACCAAAACAAACTTAAGCTTGATAGGTTGGGCTTGTGGGCCACAAGTCACGTGGGCTAAATACTCCATAGGCCCACATAATAGGACATTCTCTAGACATTAAGATGTTGGTTAAGAACTAAAGaccaataaaaaaagaaaaacattcaTTTCATTTTCGTGTTATTTTTTCCTGCTCATCCCTCTCCTAATTTCTCTTTCAGCTTTGTTTCTAAATAGGAGTATTTTGTTTTTATCCTcgtattaaataataattattttcgcaactcaatttcaaaatttgtGTTTAGACTATTTTTGTTTTCACTATGATTGAATTGAAGCAAGTCGTTGAGAGTTTGGTTTATTCTCTCGATAAAAATCTAAAACAAATATATGCTTATAAATATCTTGTGTGCTACCTAGTTTATTTTCGATAAGACTTTAGTAGCATAACAAACTTACACGTGGAAGAGCATTAACATCAGAATGAGCAAATTGGTCAGGCATTAAATTATGAACAATGCTATATGAAAGAATCTTACTTCTTACATTATATTTGACATATAACTTTAACATTAATGAGATTgtcaattttttgtttttgttaaaattctcatttaaaaaaaaaaagaagataacaataataaatgTTCAAATATAAGCATGGATAGAC is a genomic window of Arachis ipaensis cultivar K30076 chromosome B06, Araip1.1, whole genome shotgun sequence containing:
- the LOC107646276 gene encoding protein cornichon homolog 1 — encoded protein: MGWELLFWLLICFLLNIAFFASFFYQVLILSDLEDDYMNPFDASSRVNYFVVPEFIGQGLLCALCLLTGHWIMFLLTLPLACYHANLFMKRQHLLDVTEVFRVLKAEKKFRIVKLAFYLSVLIITIFRLVLLLVYYFDLEDE